In Jaculus jaculus isolate mJacJac1 chromosome 11, mJacJac1.mat.Y.cur, whole genome shotgun sequence, the following proteins share a genomic window:
- the LOC101601568 gene encoding alpha-fetoprotein has protein sequence MKWRLSIFLIFLLNSAECRMMHRNAYGIASTLDSNQCSAEKNFVDLATIFFAQTVQDATYKEVSQMVNDVVTVLKKPTNDQQPGGCLEDQLSVFLEEICHEKEISEKYGLSACCSQSGEERHRCVLAHKKISPASIPPFQFPEHDQTCKEYEESRETFINKYIYEAARRNPFTYAPTLLSLAAGYSKVIPACCKAENSAECFQTKTALIAKELRENSLLNEHVCAVTRKFGTRNLQAMTVIKLSQKFSKANFTEIQKLALDVAHTHEECCRGNVLECLQDGEKIMSYICSQQENLSSKIAECCKLPTLELGHCIIHAENEAAPEGLGPNLNRFLGDRDFSKFSSEEKTMFMASYLHEYSRRHPELAVPVILRVAKTYQEQLEKCFQSENPLECQDNMEEELQKPIQESQALARRSCTVFQKMGDYHLQNELLVLYTRKAPQLGAAELLDLTGKMVHVAASCCQLGEDKWSACGEGAADLFIGHLCIRHEAKPVNPSIGQCCNSSYSNRRPCITSLVVDETYVPPPFSEDKFVFHKDLCQAQGRELQKMKQELLINLVKQKPRMTEEQHEVVTAEFSSFLEKCCQAQEQEACFAEEGPKLILRTRAALGV, from the exons GGCCACCATATTCTTTGCACAGACGGTTCAAGATGCTACGTACAAGGAAGTCAGCCAAATGGTGAATGACGTGGTGACTGTGCTTAAGAAACCCACCAATGACCAGCAGCCGGGAGGGTGTTTAGAAGACCAG CTCTCTGTCTTCCTGGAAGAAATTTGCCATGAGAAGGAAATTTCTGAAAAGTATGGACTGTCGGCCTGCTGCAGCCAAAGCGGGGAGGAAAGACATCGCTGTGTACTTGCACACAAGAAGATCAGCCCAGCATCCATCCCACCCTTCCAGTTTCCAGAACATGACCAGACTTGCAAAGAGTACGAAGAAAGCAGGGAGACGTTCATTAACAA GTACATCTACGAAGCAGCCAGAAGGAACCCCTTCACGTATGCGCCCACGCTTCTTTCCCTGGCTGCTGGTTACAGTAAAGTGATTCCAGCTTGCTGCAAAGCTGAGAACTCCGCGGAATGCTTCCAGACAAAG ACAGCACTGATTGCAAAGGAATTAAGAGAAAACAGCTTGTTAAATGAGCATGTATGTGCAGTAACAAGAAAATTTGGAACCCGAAACCTCCAGGCCAT GACTGTGATTAAGCTGAGTCAGAAGTTTTCCAAAGCGAACTTCACTGAGATCCAGAAGCTGGCCCTGGACGTGGCCCACACTCACGAGGAATGCTGCAGAGGCAACGTGCTGGAGTGCCTGCAGGATGGG GAAAAaattatgtcatatatatgttcCCAACAAGAGAATCTGTCAAGCAAGATAGCAGAATGCTGCAAATTGCCCACCCTTGAACTCGGCCATTGCATCATTCATGCAGAGAATGAAGCCGCGCCCGAAGGTCTGGGCCCAAATCTGAACAGgtttttgggagacagagatttcAGCAAGTTTTCCTCGGAGGAGAAAACCATGTTCATGGCGAG TTATCTTCACGAATATTCGAGGCGACATCCTGAGCTCGCAGTTCCAGTGATTCTAAGGGTCGCTAAAACTTACCAGGAGCAGCTGGAGAAGTGTTTCCAGTCTGAAAACCCACTCGAGTGCCAAGACAACATG GAGGAAGAACTGCAGAAGCCCATTCAGGAGAGCCAGGCGCTGGCCAGGAGAAGCTGTACTGTCTTCCAGAAGATGGGAGACTACCACTTACAAAACGA GTTGCTGGTGCTGTACACGCGGAAGGCGCCGCAGCTGGGCGCGGCCGAGCTCCTGGACCTCACCGGGAAGATGGTGCACGTGGCCGCCTCCTGCTGCCAGCTGGGCGAGGACAAGTGGTCTGCCTGCGGCGAGGGCGCG GCTGATCTCTTCATCGGACACCTGTGCATCAGACACGAAGCAAAGCCTGTGAACCCCAGCATCGGCCAGTGCTGCAACTCCTCGTACTCCAACAGGAGGCCGTGCATCACCAGCTTGGTGGTGGATGAGACCTACGTCCCTCCACCGTTCTCTGAAGACAAATTCGTCTTCCACAAAGATCTGTGTCAAGCTCAGGGTAGAGAGCTTCAAAAGATGAAGCAAGA GCTGCTCATAAACCTGGTGAAGCAAAAGCCAAGAATGACGGAGGAGCAGCATGAGGTTGTCACCGCCGAGTTCTCCAGCTTCTTGGAAAAGTGCTGCCAAGCCCAGGAGCAGGAAGCCTGCTTTGCGGAAGAG GGTCCCAAGTTGATTTTAAGAACTCGTGCTGCTTTGGGAGTCTAA